One segment of Anatilimnocola aggregata DNA contains the following:
- a CDS encoding PQQ-binding-like beta-propeller repeat protein gives MRLSLSFALRAAFALLIGTGVLYFGSAYAKAPNKPDGKNPASLEAERGDWSRWRGPNGDGISYETDLLTEWPEEGPPLAWHAKGFGKGMSSVAVKGGRIYTLGNVKDKTALIAADIKDGSILWSTEVGSGKNPNCTPTVDGEFVFTVTHGGDLACCQADTGEVVWKKNFGQDFSGKMMSGWGYSESPLVDGDRLICTPGAPGALLVALDRKTGEKIWESAVPESLGRKGKDGAGYASVVISNGAGVKQYITLTGRGIVSVDAATGKLLWHYNDVANGTANIPTPVISGDYVFCSSGYGDGGTALLKITKDGSEVKVNEEYYFPAKEMQNHHGGMLLIGDHVYMGHGHNNGFPLCVDLKTGKDAWRPGRGAGSGSAAIAYADGHLYFRYQDATMALVAATPKEYILKGKFKIATKNGESWPHPVIAGGKLYLRDQDSLLCYDIKKK, from the coding sequence ATGCGTCTATCCCTTTCTTTTGCTCTGCGCGCGGCGTTCGCGCTGCTTATTGGCACGGGAGTCCTTTACTTTGGCAGCGCCTACGCCAAGGCTCCGAACAAGCCAGACGGCAAGAACCCCGCCAGCCTGGAAGCCGAGCGTGGTGACTGGTCGCGCTGGCGCGGGCCGAACGGCGATGGCATCAGCTACGAAACGGACCTGCTCACCGAGTGGCCCGAAGAAGGCCCGCCACTCGCCTGGCATGCCAAGGGATTTGGCAAGGGAATGTCGAGCGTCGCAGTAAAGGGTGGCCGCATCTATACACTGGGCAATGTTAAGGACAAAACGGCGCTGATCGCCGCCGACATCAAGGACGGCTCGATTCTCTGGTCGACCGAGGTTGGCAGCGGTAAGAATCCCAACTGCACACCAACCGTCGATGGCGAATTTGTCTTCACCGTAACGCATGGCGGCGACTTGGCTTGCTGCCAAGCTGATACGGGTGAAGTCGTGTGGAAGAAAAACTTTGGCCAGGACTTCAGCGGCAAGATGATGTCGGGCTGGGGCTACAGTGAATCTCCGCTGGTCGATGGCGATCGCTTGATCTGTACTCCGGGGGCACCCGGCGCTTTGCTCGTTGCGCTCGATCGTAAGACCGGAGAAAAGATCTGGGAGTCAGCCGTTCCTGAGAGCCTCGGCCGTAAAGGCAAAGACGGTGCCGGTTATGCTTCGGTCGTCATTAGCAATGGCGCTGGCGTAAAGCAATACATCACCCTCACTGGCCGGGGCATCGTTAGTGTCGACGCCGCCACCGGCAAACTACTGTGGCATTACAACGACGTCGCCAATGGAACCGCGAACATTCCCACACCAGTCATCAGTGGCGACTATGTCTTCTGCAGCAGTGGCTACGGCGATGGCGGAACCGCACTCCTCAAGATCACCAAGGACGGCAGCGAAGTGAAGGTAAACGAAGAGTACTACTTCCCAGCTAAAGAAATGCAAAACCATCACGGTGGCATGCTGTTGATCGGTGACCATGTCTATATGGGACACGGCCACAACAACGGCTTTCCCTTGTGCGTCGATTTGAAGACCGGCAAAGATGCCTGGCGCCCTGGCCGCGGCGCAGGCAGCGGTTCGGCAGCGATTGCCTACGCTGACGGGCATCTCTATTTCCGCTATCAAGATGCGACGATGGCGCTAGTCGCCGCCACGCCGAAAGAATACATCCTCAAGGGCAAGTTCAAGATCGCCACCAAGAACGGCGAAAGCTGGCCTCATCCGGTCATCGCCGGTGGCAAGCTCTATTTGCGCGATCAAGACTCGCTGCTGTGCTACGACATCAAAAAGAAGTAG
- a CDS encoding HpcH/HpaI aldolase family protein: MKSFKILLAEGTLCRIFCSGRIIHPVVFDVVGMIGGFHGFWIDQEHAAVSYEQIVLASACGRANGLDNFVRMPMSGYSMATANLEAGAGGLMAARIESAKHAEEFMQWAKFQPRGVRGLNTSGYDADYGGKTLPQLAHDANRDSFVAIQIETLGALEECDAIAALEGVDLLFVGPSDLSQELGILAQWENEKLWDAYAKVAAACNKHGKNWGTIAVNPAFAKRTYDMGCRMLSFGIDAVILRRGVEATRTAFKDLF; the protein is encoded by the coding sequence ATGAAATCGTTCAAGATTCTCCTCGCCGAAGGAACGCTCTGCCGCATTTTTTGCTCGGGCCGAATTATTCATCCGGTAGTGTTCGATGTCGTCGGCATGATCGGCGGCTTTCATGGTTTTTGGATCGACCAGGAGCATGCAGCTGTCAGTTATGAGCAAATCGTGCTCGCCTCGGCCTGCGGGCGGGCGAATGGGCTCGATAACTTTGTCCGCATGCCCATGAGCGGCTACTCGATGGCGACTGCCAATCTGGAAGCTGGTGCCGGTGGCTTGATGGCCGCACGAATCGAATCGGCCAAGCACGCCGAAGAATTCATGCAGTGGGCAAAGTTCCAGCCCCGCGGCGTGCGCGGCCTGAATACCAGCGGCTACGACGCGGATTACGGCGGCAAAACATTGCCCCAATTAGCTCACGATGCCAACCGCGACTCCTTCGTTGCCATTCAGATCGAAACCCTCGGCGCACTCGAAGAGTGCGACGCGATTGCCGCGCTTGAAGGAGTCGACCTGCTCTTCGTCGGCCCCAGCGATCTCTCACAAGAATTGGGAATTCTCGCGCAGTGGGAAAACGAAAAACTTTGGGATGCCTATGCGAAGGTAGCCGCTGCCTGCAATAAACACGGCAAGAACTGGGGCACCATCGCCGTGAATCCCGCTTTCGCCAAGCGCACCTACGATATGGGCTGCCGCATGCTCAGCTTTGGCATCGACGCCGTCATTCTCCGCCGTGGAGTCGAAGCCACCCGCACGGCGTTTAAGGACTTGTTCTAA
- a CDS encoding nucleotidyl transferase AbiEii/AbiGii toxin family protein — MRFHLTGGVTSAAFGEPRMTQDIDVVVDPRQLFTHLDRVLAELKLRSFLFEPSVVQQAIRDGGMFQLLDTAEALKLDIYTRELIPGELDRSEVIEVFIGVKLPIVSRADAAASKLVWISKGSHKSRRDLRQRWQ; from the coding sequence ATTCGCTTTCACCTGACGGGTGGAGTTACCAGTGCCGCGTTCGGCGAACCCCGCATGACGCAGGACATTGATGTCGTCGTCGATCCGCGGCAACTTTTTACGCATCTGGATCGGGTGCTCGCAGAGCTAAAGTTGCGGAGCTTTCTGTTCGAGCCGTCAGTGGTTCAGCAAGCGATCCGCGACGGTGGCATGTTTCAACTCCTTGATACGGCTGAGGCCCTGAAGCTCGACATTTACACGCGCGAGCTAATCCCTGGCGAACTGGATCGGTCGGAGGTGATCGAAGTCTTTATCGGTGTAAAACTGCCAATCGTTTCCCGGGCCGACGCCGCAGCCTCAAAACTGGTTTGGATTAGCAAAGGCAGCCATAAGAGCCGCCGCGACTTGCGCCAGCGATGGCAATAG
- a CDS encoding RsmE family RNA methyltransferase, with translation MSERFFIEPPIVGDRALLTGSEVHHLAGVMRAKVGDEITLFDGSGCEFTGRIELLKKDRCELAIVARQEISREPAIAVIAGVALPKGDRQKWLVEKITELGVTELVPLLTTRGVVQPGEQAASRLKRSVIEASKQCGRNRLLEIGTPVRAQDWFVQVPASETRLLADPAGVPLANALSSNSPTRVYVAVGPEGGLTAEEVAAAKSAGWQSVSLGRSILRIETAAIAFAACLIGRGESAQ, from the coding sequence ATGTCGGAACGTTTTTTTATCGAGCCTCCGATCGTCGGCGACCGGGCACTTCTGACCGGTAGCGAAGTGCATCACCTGGCTGGCGTGATGCGAGCCAAGGTGGGCGACGAGATCACCCTGTTCGATGGTTCGGGCTGCGAATTCACCGGGCGAATCGAGCTACTCAAGAAAGATCGCTGCGAGCTGGCGATTGTCGCGCGTCAGGAGATATCGCGCGAGCCAGCGATCGCTGTCATTGCTGGCGTAGCACTCCCCAAAGGGGATCGCCAGAAATGGCTGGTTGAAAAAATAACCGAGCTCGGCGTCACGGAACTTGTACCGCTACTCACCACGCGTGGGGTCGTTCAGCCCGGCGAGCAGGCCGCCAGTCGCTTGAAGAGGAGTGTGATCGAGGCTAGCAAGCAGTGCGGGCGAAATCGGCTGCTGGAGATTGGCACTCCCGTCCGGGCGCAAGATTGGTTTGTCCAAGTCCCAGCTAGCGAAACACGCCTGCTCGCCGATCCGGCCGGAGTGCCGCTGGCTAACGCGCTGAGTTCGAACTCTCCCACGCGCGTCTATGTCGCCGTAGGTCCTGAAGGTGGTCTCACAGCCGAAGAAGTGGCTGCGGCCAAGTCTGCAGGTTGGCAATCGGTTTCACTGGGACGTAGCATTCTGCGCATTGAGACCGCGGCGATTGCCTTTGCCGCGTGCTTGATCGGGCGGGGCGAGTCAGCCCAATAG
- a CDS encoding ExeA family protein: MYHAHWGLRSSPFGGSAGDTLAKTIPNPAFEEALARLQYLVAGQGRLGLLMGAAGTGKTTLLRRFVDRARRDGIPAALVGGCGCDERTYTQQLTRAWQVPATQPDDLATAWELISNQLAEWRYERQPAILVLDDADRAPAGVRQLIERVLHLALTQQALLTVFLACSTETAASVGHRLLEQVELRIDLSPWSEDETAEHVARMIYESGGEHPIFTDDAIATLHELSGGIPRKVDQIAELALLAGAGQELSEIDAATLLEAYQELGTGSL; this comes from the coding sequence ATGTACCACGCTCACTGGGGATTACGAAGTTCGCCCTTCGGCGGCTCCGCGGGCGATACGCTGGCCAAAACGATTCCGAACCCCGCTTTCGAAGAAGCGCTGGCCCGGCTGCAATACCTGGTTGCTGGTCAAGGGCGACTCGGGCTGTTGATGGGAGCGGCTGGAACCGGCAAGACCACGCTCCTGCGCCGTTTCGTCGACCGGGCCCGTCGCGACGGCATACCCGCGGCCCTGGTTGGCGGCTGCGGTTGCGACGAACGAACCTACACCCAACAGTTGACGCGGGCCTGGCAAGTTCCAGCCACTCAGCCCGATGATTTGGCGACCGCTTGGGAACTGATAAGCAACCAGTTGGCCGAGTGGCGCTACGAACGTCAGCCCGCGATTCTGGTGCTCGACGACGCCGACCGCGCGCCCGCCGGTGTGCGGCAATTGATCGAACGCGTCCTGCATTTGGCCCTGACTCAACAGGCACTCCTCACCGTGTTCCTCGCCTGCTCGACCGAAACGGCCGCCAGCGTGGGACATCGCCTGCTTGAGCAAGTGGAACTGCGCATTGACCTCTCCCCCTGGAGCGAAGATGAAACTGCCGAGCATGTGGCGCGGATGATCTACGAAAGTGGCGGCGAGCATCCGATCTTTACCGACGATGCCATTGCCACGCTGCACGAACTATCCGGCGGCATTCCGCGCAAGGTCGATCAGATCGCCGAACTCGCCCTCCTCGCCGGCGCAGGGCAAGAACTAAGTGAGATCGATGCGGCCACATTGCTCGAAGCCTATCAAGAGTTGGGCACGGGCAGTTTGTAG
- a CDS encoding HEAT repeat domain-containing protein: MAANHFRRDPAHQGGGLRRSKVVDKKPTVVPARLPSSPVTRIALLTLLLSSLMLFGAARMGPIWSSLLANRFAAREMAELESLENFRLAAKFDEWLAREDSGLDWIVQALSSKRPGVSYAAEQALLREADAWRIRNTAETSQRMLQLARALASAADELPAARRPAIRRLVERMATWPVGDARLAADLIAACEAIVANLPPASAEELLLAELDSAEDRRVARSLENENTPPVAQPPLRPELDSDPREVIPPADLPPAEGEGNQPATPTKKVPKRFFAPRAEELPTTPTSPIEPPTPIEATAKRNLNDWIRELADLEVMRLLHHGDYGVRYTAERELDRRGYSQEHLPLAKMLIHPDARERLKLAEQLPRLTNVDPRPWLLQLSEDTDPAVRRAADGILQAARPGRDKR; this comes from the coding sequence ATGGCTGCCAACCACTTTCGCCGCGATCCCGCCCACCAGGGTGGCGGTCTGCGCCGTTCGAAGGTGGTTGATAAGAAGCCGACGGTTGTGCCCGCTCGACTGCCATCGTCGCCAGTCACGCGCATCGCACTGCTGACGCTTCTGCTCAGCAGCCTGATGCTCTTCGGCGCGGCGCGTATGGGGCCAATCTGGTCGAGCTTGTTAGCCAATCGCTTTGCCGCGCGAGAAATGGCGGAGCTCGAATCGTTGGAGAACTTTCGCCTGGCAGCCAAGTTCGACGAATGGCTGGCGCGAGAGGATTCGGGACTGGATTGGATTGTCCAGGCACTCAGCAGTAAACGCCCGGGCGTATCGTATGCCGCGGAACAAGCCCTGCTGCGAGAAGCCGATGCGTGGCGCATTCGCAACACTGCCGAGACCAGTCAGCGGATGTTGCAGTTAGCTCGCGCGCTGGCCAGCGCAGCCGATGAACTCCCTGCTGCCAGGCGACCGGCCATTCGCCGCCTCGTCGAACGGATGGCTACCTGGCCCGTCGGCGATGCTCGTCTCGCGGCCGATTTGATTGCCGCGTGCGAGGCAATCGTTGCGAATCTTCCCCCCGCATCGGCCGAAGAGTTGTTGCTGGCCGAGCTAGACTCCGCCGAAGATCGTCGCGTCGCACGTTCGCTGGAAAATGAAAACACACCCCCGGTCGCCCAGCCACCGTTGCGTCCTGAATTGGATAGTGATCCACGCGAGGTGATTCCGCCCGCTGATCTGCCCCCAGCCGAGGGTGAAGGGAATCAGCCCGCGACTCCAACCAAGAAAGTTCCCAAGCGGTTCTTCGCTCCTCGCGCGGAGGAGTTGCCCACGACACCAACTTCACCCATTGAACCACCGACGCCCATCGAAGCAACCGCAAAGCGGAACTTGAACGATTGGATTCGCGAACTGGCCGATTTGGAAGTGATGCGGCTGCTGCATCACGGCGACTACGGCGTGCGCTACACGGCCGAACGCGAACTTGATCGCCGGGGCTATTCGCAGGAACATTTGCCGCTGGCGAAAATGCTGATCCATCCCGATGCCCGCGAGCGACTTAAACTAGCCGAGCAATTGCCACGGCTGACGAACGTCGATCCTCGCCCCTGGCTGCTGCAATTGAGCGAAGACACCGACCCCGCAGTACGTCGCGCTGCCGACGGCATTCTGCAGGCCGCGCGCCCGGGACGCGATAAGCGGTGA